In Deltaproteobacteria bacterium, the sequence GCGCGGCGGGAATCGCCTACGCGGTCGGCGAGCGTGCCCGCGTGCTGACCTGCGCGTGGCCCGGCGAGCGGCCGCACTGGATCCTGCACGACGCGCTGCTCTTCGCCGAGGACAACTGCGCGATCGCGATCTGCGGTCCGGGCGACGAGCCCGGCGAGAGCGGCGCGTACCCGTCGCACTGGCGCCAGTCCTGGCTGGAGCAGAACGGCGGCGGGACGGGGGTCGTCTGGGATCCGTGGCTCGACGCGGAGAGCAGCGACGTCCTGCTTCGCCCGCTCCGCGCGCTCGTCATCGCAGACGTGGCCGCGTCCGCAGAGCGCGCGCCGGACCTCTCGCTGCCGCAGCGCGTCCAGGTCGACGGTCAGATCTCCGCGGCCGTGTCGAACCCGCGCAACGACCGGTCCTCGATCGCGGACCGACGCGTCGCCCCGCACGCGGGCTCGCTTGCCGCCGTGGGCCTGACCGCGGGCGCAGCGCTTCTCGTCAGCGGCTCGCGCCCGGACCTCGAGCCCTGGGCGGTCCGCGAGTCCCTGGTGAGCGGCGCCTCGCTCACGACCGGCGCCCCGGCGCTCTCGGTGGCCGGGGCCATGGCCGCGACAGGCCGGCTCGAGAACGGCGTGTGTCGCGCGCTCCTGCGCCGCGAGCCGAGCCGCGAGGCCTCGCCGTGGCCGTCGATCCGGATCAAGACCAACGCCGATCGGCCGCTGCCCGGCGCCCCGCCCGCGAGCCCCGCACCCGAGGACACGAAGCGAGGCCGCTAGGAAAGATCTGGTCGGGGCGGCCGGATTTGAACCGGCGACCTCTTGGTCCCGAACCAAGCGCGCTACCAAGCTGCGCTACGCCCCGAAGCGCGCCGCAGCATAGCGCCCCCGGGCAGCGCCTGCTCGCTCGCCAGGGGCGCTATGGTGTCCGGGTGAGTTCGGTCGCAATCAGACGCGGGGATGCCGCCGTCCGCGCGGGGGTCGTCTCGCTGGTCGCGAGCGTCGCGATCCTGGGGATGAAGGCCGCCGCGTACCTGTCCACCGGCTCGGTCGCGCTTCTCGCGGACGCGGCGGAGTCGGTCGTGAACGTGATCGCGGCGGCGCTCGTGACCTATACGGTCGCGGTCTCGCGGCGCCCGCCGGACGCGGACCACCCGTACGGGCACGGCAAGGCAGAGACGCTCTCGGCGATGATCGAGGGCGCGATGATCTTCGCGGCGGCGCTGCTGATCGCGATCGAAGCGGTGCGCCGGATCGTGAGCGGCGCCGTGCTCGAGCACATCGGCACGGGCGTGGCGATCTCGGCGACTGCGGGGGTCGCCAATCTCGCGCTCGGCCTGTTCCTGCTCGGCGTGGCCCGGCGCGAGCACTCGCAGGCACTTCGCGCCGACGGCATCCACGTGCTGACCGACACCGTCACCACGGCCGCGGGAATCGCAGCGCTCGTGGTGGTGCAATTCACTGGCTACACCCTCCTGGATCCGATCGTGGCGCTGCTCGTCTCGGGGAACATCCTCTGGGCGGGCGGCGCGGTCGTGCGCCGCTCCCTCACCGGGCTTCTCGACGAGGCCGACTTCTCGCTCCTGGTCCGGCTCGCGCAGCGCATCGAGTCGGTGCGAAGGCCGGAGTGGTGCGACATCCATCAGCTGCGCAGCCGCGCGTCCGGACACCGCCACCACGTCGATCTGCACCTGGTCGTGCCGCGCTACTTCACCATGGAAGATGCGCACCGCAGCGGCGATCTTCTCGAGGCCGAGCTCCGGCGCGCCTTCGAGAGCGAGGCCGAGTTCATCGTCCACCTCGACCCGTGTCAGCCCGCTCACTGTAGCGGCTGCGCGGTGCGCGAATGCGAGCTGCGAACCGCGGCGCTCGAGAAGCCCGTCGAGTTTTCCGCCGACCATCTGACGCGAGCCGGCCAGATCTGACCCCGCTCTGCGCATGCTAGGTTTCCGGCCATGCCATCCCCCCGAAGCATGACCGTCCTTCCCGACGTGCCGATCTGCCAGACCGATCTTCCGCTCGACTGGTATCAGCCCGAGTTCAAGCCGTACGCCGAGGAGTACCTGGCGCTGCCGGACCGCCTGCCAGGCACGGTGCTGCCGTGGATGGACGGCTACATCGAGCGCGCGCGCGCGGCGCTGGGGCCCGAGCTGATCCTGCTCGCGCACTACTACATGGGCGGCGAGATCGTGAAGCTCGTCGAGCGCTACGGAGGGCTCGTCGCCGACTCCTATCAGCTGGCGCGCGAAGCCGTGCTCCACCCCGAGAAGCGGATCTTCGTCGAGTCGGCGGTGCACTTCATGGCGGAGTCGATCGCGCTCCTCGCGCGGCCAGACCAACAGGTCTTCATCACGAATCCGAAGTCCGGCTGCACCATGGAGATGATGGCCAAGGAGTTCATGCTGGCGCCTGCGTTCGAGAAACTCCGCGCGCGCTTCGGAGACGACCTGCTGGTGGTCGCGTACATGAACACCTCGGGGCGCGTGAAGGCGCTGGCCGGGCGCACGGGCGGAGCGGTGTGCACGAGCTCGAACGCCGCCGCGATCATGCGCTGGGCGCGCGCGCAGGGGCGGCGGATCTTCTTCGTTCCAGACCAGCACCTCGGGCGCAACGTCGCGGCGCGCGTCGGCATCGATCCGGCGCGGATCGCGCTGCTCCCGGCCGGGCACGAAGGCGCAGACGTCTCGGCCGCGCAGGTCGCGGCGCTGGACTCCGCGGAGCTGATCCTCTGGGGCGGCTTCTGCGGCGTGCACACGATCTTCAAGCCCGCGCACGTGGCCCACTGGCGCGCGCGCGGATACTCCGTCGTCGTGCACCCGGAGACGCCGAAGGAGGTCGTCGATCTGGCCGACGGTAGCGGCTCCACGAGCTGGCTCTGGTCGCACGTGATGAAGCTCGAGCCCGGGTCCCGCGTCGCGGTCGGCACGGAGGGTCACTTCGTGCGAAATCTTCGCGAGCAGTCGGCCGTTCGCGGCGTGAGCGTCGTCCACCTCGCCGACGTTCCCGACGAGCCCTTCGCCGGCTGCGGTTGCGCGACGATGTCGCGGAACGATCCGCCCCATCTCGTCGCGCTTCTCGATCTTCTGTCGCGAGGCCGTGTTCCCGACCTGAACCGGGTGCTGGCAGGTGACATGGTCGACGAGGTCAGCGGAGCGCGAGAGCGGCTCGACGCGGCGGGTCGCGAGCGCGTCGCGAGCGACGCGCGGCGGGCACTGGAGCGGATGATCGAGATCACCGAGGCTTCACAGTGAGCGGAGCGCGAGTCGGCGGATCCGCGCGCTTCCGCGCGGTGCTCTTCGATCTCGACGGAACGCTCACCGATCCGAAGCCTGGCATCACGCGCTCCGTGCAGTACGCGCTGCGCAAGCGCGGAATCGAGCCGCCCGACGCCGATCAGCTCGAGCCGTTCATCGGCCCGCCGCTCGCGCAATCGTTCAGCGAGCGGCTCGGCTTCGCTGCCGCGGAGGCCAAGCGCGCCGTCGACGACTACCGCGAGTACTTCTCGCGGCAAGGCCTGTACGAGAACTCGGTGTACGACGGGATCCCGGCTCTGCTTCGCGAGCTGCGCGAGTCGGGCCGGCGCGTCTGCCTGGCGACCTCCAAGCCCACCGTCTTCGCGGAGCGGATTCTCGAGCACTTCGATCTCGCCCGGCACTTCGATCTCGTCGTCGGCAGCCATCTCGACGGCACCCGGGTCGCGAAGGCCGAGATCATCGCCGCCGTGCTCGCGGGACTCGGCGGAGAGGCGGCCCGCCGCGCGGTGATGGTCGGAGATCGAGAGCACGACGTGCACGGCGCGCGATCGAACGGCATCGACTCGATCGCCGTCACCTACGGGTACGGAACGTGCGAGGAGCTGCAGGCGCCGTCACCGACGTCTCTGGCCGCGAGCGTCGGCGAGCTACGGCGCCTGCTGCTCGCCGTCTAGCTCCTCGCCCTCGAGCTTCTCGAGCTTCCGCTCGAGTTCCTCGAGCCGCTCCTCGCGGGTCTTCACGGTCTCGACCCGGGTCGCGGGCGTGATCTTCGCCAGTCCCGGCGGAAGCTCCGCACGGCTCACCGGGAACCAGTTGCCGTTCCAGGCGAACGCGAGATACCAGCGGTTCATCGCGAAGCGGTACCAGCACTCGCTCGCCTCGCAGTAGTGCAGCGTCGGGTCGAGCGCGGGCGCGGCCTGACAACCCTCCACGTCGGACGCCACGAGCTCCGGCGGCTGCTCCGCGACGAAGCGGTCGGGCACCGGGGTTGGCGCGGGCTCCGGCGGCTGCGGGTCGATGTGGAGCGTACCGAGGCAGCCGACCAGCAGCAGGCCCGCGGCGAGTCCAGCAAGCGCGCGACCGCTCATGGCCCCGCTTCACCTCTACCGGACGCGCCCGCGAGGCCGTGCTCGACGTGAGCGGCGCTCCTCTGCGCAGCGAAGCCACCCGCCTCGCTCGGACTCCGTCCGCTCGCGCGCGCGTACAGGTAGGCGGCGAGAAAGACGTCGCCGGCGCCGACCGGGAAGCGCCGCGGAACCCGTGGGGTCGCGATCTCGGTGACACCCGATCGTGTCACGACCAGCGCGCCGCGTTCGCCCCGCGTCACGAGAAGCTCGTCGAGTCCGTGCGCGCTACGAAAGGCCTCGAGGCTGCGATCCTCGAGCAGGACCGCGAGCTCCTCCTCGCTGGCCTTGGCGACGTTCACGTGGGCCAGGTGGTCCTTCAGCTCGGGATTCGCGGCGAGCCGCGTGCCGTGCTCGCCCGCCAGCCGCACGAGACCCTGCAGGTCGATCCCCGTGAAGCCCGAGAGGGTCGCGAGCGTCTCGGCGCGAATGTCGTCGCGGTGCAGCGGGCCGAGGTGGATCGCGTCGGCGCTGCGCCACGAAGCCGGCAGATCGTCCGGTCCGATCGGATCCGAAGTCGCGAGCAGGTCGTGGCGATCCTCGCTGCCGCTGTAGTCGTTCGCGTAGGTGGTGGTGGAAGCGCTCGGCAGAGCGCAGATCTCGACTCCCGCCGCGACGAGCGGAGCGAGCAGCTCCGCGGCGTCCGCCTCGCGCACGCGTGTGACCACTCGCGTGCGCGCGCGGAGCGCGGCGAACGCGCGACCCGCGTAGTGCACCACACCTCCGGGCGAGCTCTCGCTCCCCGCCTGGAGGTCACGGGTGATCGCACCCAGCACGAGTGCGGTGACGGTCCGCGCTTCTGCCATTGCCGCGAGCTTACACCGAAGATGGTGCGTGCTCATGCGCGCCGTCGTTCGTGATACGGTTCCGAACCGGGGGTAGACGCGGGAGGGCCGCAGTTGCCGAGCGGATCCGGTTCGAGCCGATCACACCTCCGCGTGCTCGCGTTCGCGACCTGCGTGGTGCTCGCGCCGGCGTGCCAGCCAGAGCTCGCGAGCGAAACGTTGCGCGCCGTGCACGTAGCGGGAGTCCGACTCGATCCGCGGACTTACACTCCCGTCGTGGACCTCGTCGAGGACGGCGATGCCGGGCGCAGCCTGCGCATCTGGATCGGCGAGTTCGAGGCGCAGTCGATCTCGAGCGCCCTCGAGCGCGAGCCGATCGTCCGGCCCAATCCTCACGATCTGTGGAAGGACTTGCTCGAGGGCCTCGAGGGGCGCGTCAGCCGCGCGCTCGTGACGGAGCTCCGCGAGGGCACGTTCTACGCGGTGATCGAGGTGGAATCGCGCGGGCGCTCGCTCTCGATCGACGCCCGTCCGAGCGACGCGATTGCCGTCGCGCTGCGCACGGGCGCGCCGGTGCTCGTGCGCGAGTCGCTGCTCGAGGGCTCTCCGGCGATCCCCGACGACGAGGGCGCGCTCGAGATCGAGTTTCGCGGTGATCCGCGCGAAACCCGTGAGTCGCCGAGCCTGTAGCGGAGTACTTGCGTCGAAAACGCCTGTGCAGCTGCGCTCCGGAGCTCCCCGGAGGGCGTATCTCCGCGATTCCTCGTCGGAAACGGCGTTGACTCCGGCGCTTTGCCGCTGGCATGATCGCTGCGCGCGACGGCTCCGGTCCGCCGTCGCCAACGCCGAGTCGAAGGGATCGCGCAGATGGACGTGTGCAGATGACGGGTCGAGAGATTGCGCTGGAGTTCACCGAGCTCTTCGACGACCTCGACTCCGCGGACATCAACACGATGCTCGCGAAGAACGTGAGCATGGACATGCTCGAGTTCTTCGCGTCGTACGGAGATCAGTTCGCCGACGAGTGCGCGCGCAAGGGACTCGAGCTCGATGACATGCGCGGCCGCCTGCCGAACCTGCTGATCATCGGATACATCATCCGCGTCCTCGAGGAGCGGCTGACCTAGGACGGGCGGTCCGATCTAGGGGTTGACCCCGGTCGCACGCCGCAGCTCCTCTTCCGTCGGCAGCCATTCGCCCAGGTCCTGCAGGAACGCTCCCCGCCAGGCGTTCGGGTGCGCGATCTGCTTGCCGCTCAGCGGATTGACATCTCCGAGCAGCACGACGTACGGCGACACTCCGGAGCTCTTCGCGAACGCGATCAGCGCCTGCTGCAGCGTCGTCCCGGGCGCGATCGTGATCTTCCCGCGCGGCATCTCTTCGACGATCTCGCCGCCCATCAGAATCTCGCGCGACGGATTCTTCATGTGGGAGTTCGCCCAGCGCGCGAACTCCGGCAGGCTGCCCTCGAACTCGCCCGCCAGGAGCTCCCCGTGAAGCAGGTCGCGCCCCGCGAGGCGGTGCAGGTAGTCCCGGCTCTCGATCACCGGCACGCCGTCTTCCATCTTCCACTTGAAGTGCCAGCGCTCGGGACCCCAGCCGGACTGCGCCAGCTCGTCCAGGTTCTCCACCAGCGGCAGCTTCTGCTCGCGCTGACTCGACAGGTTCAGGAATCCGCGCGTGTTCAGGATCACCGAGCGATCGAGCACCAGGAGCGGCACCTGGAGTCGCGCGGACGTGCTCGCCAGCGCGCCCACCGTCGACTCCAGGTTGAACACCTGGGGCCGGCGCGAGGTCGAGGTTCGCGGATACCGCACCTGGATCGTGGTGCCGACCACGGCCTTGCCCTGGGTCGGGTCGTTGATCACGTTCCCGGCCCGATACATCGTCCATCCCAGTCCCGAGGCCTGCGCGTACTGGAGCAGCACGTCCTTGACGCTGGCCTTCTCGGCGATCTCGAACTCGACCGTGGGAGGCTCGGGGTCACCGTACACCCGCTCGATCACCACGTAGCTGGTCGGGATCGTGACCAGGATGTAATTGATGAGGTCGGCCATCGTCCCCTTGAAGCTCGACTTCGGGAGCAACGGCAGGTCGATCGGAGTCTTCGCGGTCACGCTCAGGTTGCTGCGCACGTACAGCGTTCCGCTCGCGATCTCGTAGTCGATTCCGCCCGCGGCCTTCTTTAGCTCGCGCAGCGCGACGTCGACCGGGCCCGCCGGCTACTCGACGTCGACTCGGTACAGCCCGAGATCCGGCGTGTTGTCCTCGGTTCGGATTTCGTCGAGAACGAGCGGCAGCCCGGACTCGGCGGCAATCCGCTCGAGAGCCCAGGCGAGATCGACCCCCGCAAAGCGCATCGCCCGGATCGCGGTCGCGCCCGACGCGCTCGGCGGGGTCTCGGATCCACACGCGAGGGCGATCGCGGCAAGGCAACCCGCGAGCAGGGGAACGGCGAGGCGGCGTCTCTGGGTCATCGGCACGGTC encodes:
- a CDS encoding quinolinate synthase NadA, producing the protein MPSPRSMTVLPDVPICQTDLPLDWYQPEFKPYAEEYLALPDRLPGTVLPWMDGYIERARAALGPELILLAHYYMGGEIVKLVERYGGLVADSYQLAREAVLHPEKRIFVESAVHFMAESIALLARPDQQVFITNPKSGCTMEMMAKEFMLAPAFEKLRARFGDDLLVVAYMNTSGRVKALAGRTGGAVCTSSNAAAIMRWARAQGRRIFFVPDQHLGRNVAARVGIDPARIALLPAGHEGADVSAAQVAALDSAELILWGGFCGVHTIFKPAHVAHWRARGYSVVVHPETPKEVVDLADGSGSTSWLWSHVMKLEPGSRVAVGTEGHFVRNLREQSAVRGVSVVHLADVPDEPFAGCGCATMSRNDPPHLVALLDLLSRGRVPDLNRVLAGDMVDEVSGARERLDAAGRERVASDARRALERMIEITEASQ
- a CDS encoding cation transporter; the encoded protein is MSSVAIRRGDAAVRAGVVSLVASVAILGMKAAAYLSTGSVALLADAAESVVNVIAAALVTYTVAVSRRPPDADHPYGHGKAETLSAMIEGAMIFAAALLIAIEAVRRIVSGAVLEHIGTGVAISATAGVANLALGLFLLGVARREHSQALRADGIHVLTDTVTTAAGIAALVVVQFTGYTLLDPIVALLVSGNILWAGGAVVRRSLTGLLDEADFSLLVRLAQRIESVRRPEWCDIHQLRSRASGHRHHVDLHLVVPRYFTMEDAHRSGDLLEAELRRAFESEAEFIVHLDPCQPAHCSGCAVRECELRTAALEKPVEFSADHLTRAGQI
- a CDS encoding HAD family hydrolase — protein: MSGARVGGSARFRAVLFDLDGTLTDPKPGITRSVQYALRKRGIEPPDADQLEPFIGPPLAQSFSERLGFAAAEAKRAVDDYREYFSRQGLYENSVYDGIPALLRELRESGRRVCLATSKPTVFAERILEHFDLARHFDLVVGSHLDGTRVAKAEIIAAVLAGLGGEAARRAVMVGDREHDVHGARSNGIDSIAVTYGYGTCEELQAPSPTSLAASVGELRRLLLAV
- a CDS encoding bifunctional nuclease family protein, translating into MPSGSGSSRSHLRVLAFATCVVLAPACQPELASETLRAVHVAGVRLDPRTYTPVVDLVEDGDAGRSLRIWIGEFEAQSISSALEREPIVRPNPHDLWKDLLEGLEGRVSRALVTELREGTFYAVIEVESRGRSLSIDARPSDAIAVALRTGAPVLVRESLLEGSPAIPDDEGALEIEFRGDPRETRESPSL